Proteins encoded together in one Synechococcus sp. BL107 window:
- the polA gene encoding DNA polymerase I codes for MPEAVTKPLLLLVDGHSLAFRSFYAFSKGGEGGLATKDGRPTSVTYGFLKSLLDTGKTFKPQGVAIAFDTAEPTFRHKADTNYKAHRDVAPEVFFQDLEQLQQILSDQMRLPLCIAPGYEADDVLGTLANRAADAGWGVRILSGDRDLFQLVDNSRDIAVLYMGGGPYAKGSGPTLIQEDGVVSKLGVMPDKVVDLKALTGDSSDNIPGVRGVGPKTAINLLKDNIDLDAVYATLAEVEAEGPKASRGAIKGALIGKLRSDRDNAYLSRMLAEILVDIPLPKDPELGLQQVDAEGLSDRLEDLELNSLVRQVGGFVATFSTGGYGANANSEAEKTPKRSPAKTKPDSASSTESAAAPQQGSVEAEAGAIPCLQPQLIESNEALQALVQRLMDCTDPEAPIAIDTETTDLNPFKAELVGVGVCWGEANDALAYIPIGHKPPSELTEATPPQQLPLETVLMALSPWLASPQHPKALQNAKYDRLILLRHGLTLNGVVIDTLLADYLRDAAAKHGLDVMSEREFGFRPTTYGDLVGKKQTFADVEIEPASLYCGMDVHVTRRLALQLRQTLQAMGPQLLPLLEGVEQPLEPVLAQMEATGIRIDVPYLKTLSDELGSTLNRLETEAKQVAEVDFNLASPKQLGELLFDTLGLDRKKSRRTKTGFSTDATVLEKLEHDHPVVPLVLEHRVLSKLKSTYVDALPQLVEAETGRVHTDFNQAVTATGRLSSSNPNLQNIPVRTEYSRRIRKAFLPQEGWTLLSADYSQIELRILTHLSGEEVLQEAYRTGDDVHALTARLLLDKDEVSADQRRLGKTINFGVIYGMGAQRFARETGVSSAEAKEFLTKYKQRYPKVFAFLELQERLALSRGYVETILGRRRPFHFDRNGLGRLLGKDPLEIDLDVARRGGMEAQQLRAAANAPIQGSSADIIKVAMVQLQAMLLSQGIPARLLLQVHDELVLEVAPDALDTTRNLVVNTMENAIKLSVPLVVETGVGRDWMEAK; via the coding sequence ATGCCTGAGGCCGTCACCAAGCCCCTCCTCCTGCTTGTGGATGGCCACTCACTGGCTTTTCGCAGTTTTTACGCCTTCAGCAAGGGCGGCGAAGGGGGGCTGGCCACAAAAGATGGACGGCCAACAAGTGTGACCTACGGCTTTTTGAAGTCGCTCCTGGACACCGGCAAAACGTTCAAGCCCCAGGGTGTCGCGATTGCCTTCGACACGGCCGAACCCACATTCCGCCACAAAGCGGACACGAATTACAAAGCCCACCGGGACGTGGCACCAGAGGTGTTCTTCCAAGACCTCGAACAGCTGCAGCAGATCCTTAGCGATCAAATGAGGTTGCCCCTATGCATCGCACCGGGATACGAAGCCGATGACGTGCTCGGCACCCTTGCCAACCGTGCCGCCGACGCCGGCTGGGGTGTTCGGATTCTCTCGGGAGACCGTGATCTTTTTCAGCTCGTCGACAACAGCCGGGATATCGCGGTGCTTTACATGGGTGGCGGCCCCTACGCCAAGGGAAGCGGGCCAACGCTGATTCAAGAAGACGGCGTGGTGAGCAAGTTGGGGGTCATGCCCGACAAGGTGGTGGACCTCAAGGCCCTCACGGGAGACAGCTCCGACAACATCCCAGGGGTGCGGGGCGTTGGTCCCAAAACCGCCATCAACCTGCTGAAAGACAACATCGACCTGGACGCGGTGTACGCGACCTTGGCGGAGGTGGAAGCGGAAGGTCCGAAGGCCAGTCGCGGTGCGATTAAAGGGGCCCTGATCGGCAAGCTGCGCAGTGATCGTGACAACGCCTACCTGTCGAGGATGCTGGCGGAAATCCTCGTGGACATTCCCCTCCCGAAGGACCCAGAACTCGGCTTACAGCAGGTTGATGCTGAAGGGTTGAGCGATCGCCTCGAAGATCTCGAGCTCAACAGCCTCGTCCGTCAAGTTGGTGGATTCGTGGCGACCTTTTCCACCGGTGGGTATGGCGCCAATGCCAATAGCGAGGCTGAGAAGACCCCTAAACGCTCCCCAGCGAAAACGAAACCTGATTCCGCCAGTTCAACCGAGAGTGCAGCCGCTCCGCAGCAAGGTTCAGTGGAAGCGGAGGCTGGAGCAATCCCTTGCCTCCAACCGCAGCTGATCGAGAGCAACGAAGCCCTGCAAGCCCTTGTGCAACGGCTGATGGACTGCACCGATCCCGAAGCGCCGATTGCCATCGACACCGAAACCACAGATCTCAACCCATTCAAGGCCGAACTCGTGGGGGTAGGGGTGTGCTGGGGCGAGGCCAACGATGCCCTCGCTTATATCCCCATCGGCCACAAGCCCCCGAGCGAACTCACCGAAGCAACACCACCCCAGCAGCTGCCGCTGGAAACGGTGCTGATGGCGCTGTCGCCCTGGCTGGCGAGTCCGCAGCACCCCAAAGCCCTACAGAACGCCAAATACGACCGACTCATCCTGCTGCGCCATGGGCTCACGCTCAACGGCGTCGTGATCGACACGCTGCTGGCGGATTACCTGCGGGATGCCGCGGCCAAGCACGGTTTGGACGTGATGAGCGAACGGGAGTTTGGCTTCCGCCCCACCACCTACGGCGATCTTGTTGGCAAGAAACAAACCTTCGCCGATGTGGAGATCGAACCTGCCAGCCTCTATTGCGGCATGGACGTACACGTCACCAGGCGATTGGCCCTGCAGCTCCGCCAAACCTTGCAAGCGATGGGGCCCCAGTTACTGCCTCTGCTGGAGGGCGTTGAACAACCGTTGGAACCCGTTCTGGCCCAAATGGAGGCCACCGGCATCCGCATCGATGTGCCTTATCTCAAAACACTGTCGGACGAATTAGGCAGCACCCTGAACCGGTTAGAGACCGAAGCCAAACAGGTCGCTGAGGTGGACTTCAACCTCGCCTCTCCAAAGCAACTCGGGGAATTGTTGTTCGACACGCTCGGACTGGATCGCAAGAAGTCGCGGCGCACGAAAACCGGATTCAGCACGGATGCCACCGTTCTCGAAAAACTCGAGCACGACCATCCCGTCGTTCCCCTCGTGCTGGAGCACCGCGTCTTGAGCAAGCTCAAGAGCACCTACGTCGATGCTCTGCCCCAACTCGTCGAAGCGGAAACCGGCCGCGTCCACACCGACTTCAACCAAGCCGTAACGGCGACAGGCCGCTTGAGCAGCAGCAACCCCAACCTGCAAAACATTCCCGTTCGCACGGAATACAGCCGTCGCATCCGCAAAGCGTTCCTCCCCCAAGAGGGCTGGACACTGCTCAGCGCCGACTACTCCCAAATCGAACTCCGAATTCTTACCCACCTCTCCGGGGAAGAAGTGCTGCAGGAGGCCTACCGCACGGGCGACGACGTGCACGCACTCACCGCACGCTTGCTACTCGATAAAGACGAGGTGAGCGCCGATCAACGTCGCCTCGGAAAAACGATCAACTTCGGGGTGATTTACGGCATGGGCGCCCAACGCTTTGCGCGGGAAACAGGGGTGAGCTCGGCCGAAGCGAAGGAGTTCCTCACCAAGTACAAACAGCGCTACCCCAAGGTGTTTGCCTTCCTTGAGCTACAGGAACGGCTCGCCCTCAGCCGCGGCTATGTGGAGACAATCTTGGGTCGTCGCCGCCCATTCCATTTCGATCGCAACGGCCTCGGCCGCTTATTGGGAAAAGATCCCCTCGAGATTGATCTCGATGTGGCACGGCGCGGTGGGATGGAAGCACAACAACTGCGCGCCGCCGCCAACGCCCCCATTCAGGGCTCCAGCGCCGACATCATCAAGGTGGCGATGGTGCAGTTACAAGCGATGCTTCTCAGCCAAGGGATCCCCGCCCGCCTGCTCCTGCAGGTGCATGACGAACTGGTCCTCGAAGTGGCGCCAGACGCATTGGACACCACGCGAAACCTTGTGGTGAACACCATGGAAAACGCCATCAAGCTCAGCGTGCCTCTCGTGGTGGAAACCGGCGTTGGTCGCGACTGGATGGAAGCGAAATAA
- the cysS gene encoding cysteine--tRNA ligase — protein sequence MTLRLTNTLTRRTEPFTPLRPGKASIYCCGVTVYDLCHLGHARSYINWDVLRRYLIWSGLEVRFVQNFTDIDDKILKRASDENSSMTAVSERNIDAFHADMDSLGILRPDSMPRATQCLDGIRALIRELEAKGAAYSAEGDVYFAVMKHAGYGKLSGRDLSEQQENAGGRVADAEGARKQHPFDFALWKAAKEGEPSFPSPWGAGRPGWHIECSAMVRAELGDTIDIHLGGADLVFPHHENEIAQSEAATGQELAQVWMHNGMVNVGGQKMSKSLGNFTTIRALLESGVSPMTLRLFVLQAHYRKPLDFTAEALEAAATGWKGLNAALGLGERHGQSLEWPATPALAPVALVGPSNHPSEPLEPLQQRFIDAMDDDLNSSGALAVLFDLAKPLRALANRLERGDRADRPADELAALALRWRLLRDLAAVLGLRCEADSETSGPGDDSTNQDEIQAAIDARIAAKSAKNYAEADRIREELKAQGIELIDKPGGITEWIRR from the coding sequence TTGACCCTGCGGCTCACCAATACCCTGACCCGCCGCACGGAACCGTTCACTCCACTCCGGCCTGGCAAAGCAAGCATTTACTGCTGCGGCGTCACGGTCTATGACCTTTGCCATCTCGGTCACGCTCGCAGCTACATCAACTGGGATGTTCTGCGTCGCTATCTGATCTGGAGCGGGCTGGAGGTGAGATTCGTTCAGAACTTCACCGACATCGACGACAAAATCCTCAAACGGGCCTCGGACGAAAACTCATCGATGACAGCCGTGAGCGAGCGGAACATTGATGCATTTCATGCAGACATGGATTCCCTCGGAATCCTGCGACCCGACAGCATGCCTAGGGCAACCCAATGCCTGGATGGAATTCGTGCCCTCATCCGCGAACTTGAAGCGAAAGGCGCTGCCTACAGCGCCGAAGGAGATGTGTATTTCGCGGTAATGAAGCACGCCGGGTACGGAAAGCTGAGTGGCCGAGATTTGAGTGAACAACAGGAGAACGCCGGCGGTCGCGTCGCCGATGCTGAGGGCGCGCGTAAACAACACCCCTTCGACTTCGCCCTCTGGAAGGCTGCCAAAGAGGGTGAACCCAGCTTCCCCTCCCCATGGGGCGCCGGCCGACCCGGTTGGCACATCGAATGTTCAGCCATGGTGCGAGCTGAACTCGGCGACACGATTGATATTCATCTCGGCGGCGCCGATTTGGTCTTCCCGCACCATGAGAACGAAATAGCGCAATCCGAAGCCGCTACGGGACAGGAGCTCGCCCAGGTGTGGATGCACAACGGGATGGTGAATGTAGGGGGCCAAAAGATGAGCAAGTCGCTCGGCAACTTCACCACCATCCGAGCCCTGCTCGAGAGCGGTGTTTCACCCATGACCCTGCGGTTGTTTGTGCTCCAGGCCCACTACCGCAAGCCCTTGGATTTCACCGCGGAAGCCCTGGAGGCCGCAGCCACCGGCTGGAAAGGCCTCAATGCAGCGTTGGGCTTGGGTGAGCGCCATGGCCAATCGCTGGAATGGCCAGCAACTCCGGCCCTAGCGCCAGTGGCCCTGGTGGGACCAAGCAACCATCCATCCGAACCCTTGGAACCGCTCCAACAACGGTTCATTGATGCGATGGACGACGACCTCAACAGCTCCGGAGCCCTAGCAGTGCTGTTTGATTTAGCGAAGCCCCTGCGTGCGTTAGCTAACCGCCTCGAGCGTGGTGATCGTGCCGATCGACCCGCTGACGAGTTGGCTGCCCTAGCCCTGCGCTGGCGATTGCTGCGTGATCTCGCTGCCGTTCTCGGCCTTCGCTGCGAAGCCGACTCCGAGACCTCGGGCCCTGGTGATGACTCCACAAACCAGGATGAAATTCAGGCCGCGATCGATGCCCGAATCGCAGCCAAATCCGCCAAGAATTACGCCGAAGCGGATCGGATCCGGGAGGAGCTCAAAGCGCAAGGCATCGAACTCATCGACAAACCAGGGGGCATCACGGAGTGGATTCGCCGCTAG
- a CDS encoding sodium-dependent transporter, which yields MAIKEHWRSGFGFVLAAAGSAVGLGNLWGFAYRASQGGGGAFLFLYLLIVLVVCLPVLVAEMVLGRSTGHSPLLAPVTAAGKRWQPMGWLFVLASCGILAFYAVLMGWTGVTLIQVVSQGLPADIGEAEAFFAGLSGGRAALLGQLVSLVLTAVVVAAGVRGGIERLSRWGLPLLFALLIGLAIWAAGLDGAGEGYRTFLLRWDGAELTNLTTIRNAFTQAFFSIGTGIGCILAYSAYLDRDAHLPREAVAVVGMDTAVGLLAGMVTFPVVMSFGLQDVISGSTLGTIFIALPTGLASLGSTGKLVALLFFGLAFLAAITSAVSLLEVPVACLMDRLNWTRSRAVWVSTAVIFVLGLPAATSLGVLGWMDSVFGGLLLILGGLLLALLLGWVVPRRFSDDLEQSSTPPALRRFLLVLLRWVSPPIVATGLVISVIDLVQG from the coding sequence ATGGCGATCAAGGAGCACTGGCGGTCTGGCTTCGGATTTGTTCTGGCGGCGGCTGGCAGTGCCGTTGGTTTGGGAAATCTCTGGGGGTTTGCCTACCGCGCCTCCCAGGGTGGCGGTGGAGCGTTTTTATTCCTATATCTCCTGATTGTTTTGGTGGTCTGCCTCCCGGTGTTGGTGGCGGAAATGGTGTTGGGCCGCAGTACGGGCCATAGCCCGTTGCTGGCTCCGGTTACGGCTGCTGGCAAACGTTGGCAACCGATGGGCTGGCTGTTTGTGCTGGCGTCCTGCGGGATTTTGGCGTTTTACGCCGTGTTGATGGGCTGGACCGGGGTGACCTTGATTCAGGTGGTAAGCCAGGGCCTTCCTGCCGATATCGGCGAGGCCGAAGCCTTTTTTGCAGGCTTGAGTGGTGGCCGTGCCGCCCTGCTGGGTCAATTGGTGAGCCTTGTGCTTACGGCAGTTGTGGTGGCGGCAGGTGTGCGCGGTGGCATCGAGCGGTTATCCCGTTGGGGTTTACCGCTGTTGTTTGCCCTCTTAATCGGCTTGGCCATCTGGGCCGCTGGCCTGGATGGTGCGGGGGAGGGATACCGGACCTTCTTGCTGCGTTGGGATGGAGCGGAACTCACGAATCTCACCACGATTCGCAATGCCTTTACGCAGGCCTTTTTCTCGATTGGCACGGGTATTGGCTGCATTTTGGCCTACTCCGCCTATCTCGATCGTGACGCCCACCTGCCCAGGGAGGCCGTGGCCGTGGTGGGTATGGATACCGCGGTGGGGCTCTTGGCAGGGATGGTGACGTTCCCCGTGGTGATGAGTTTTGGACTTCAGGATGTGATCAGCGGATCGACGCTGGGCACGATCTTTATTGCCTTGCCTACAGGTTTGGCTTCCCTGGGATCAACGGGAAAACTCGTGGCGTTGTTGTTTTTCGGATTGGCTTTTCTGGCTGCGATTACCTCCGCCGTTTCGCTGCTGGAGGTGCCTGTGGCGTGTCTGATGGATCGCTTGAATTGGACCCGTTCCCGTGCGGTGTGGGTCTCCACCGCTGTGATCTTTGTGCTCGGGTTGCCCGCAGCAACATCCCTGGGCGTTTTGGGATGGATGGACTCGGTGTTTGGCGGTTTGCTGCTGATCCTTGGGGGGTTGCTACTGGCTCTTTTGCTTGGCTGGGTGGTGCCCCGACGCTTCTCAGACGATTTGGAACAGTCGTCCACTCCACCTGCGCTGCGCCGTTTCCTCCTGGTGTTGTTGCGCTGGGTGTCACCACCGATCGTTGCTACGGGCCTGGTGATCAGCGTGATCGACCTGGTGCAGGGCTGA
- a CDS encoding 1-deoxy-D-xylulose-5-phosphate reductoisomerase, which produces MKAISVLGSTGSIGTQTLQIVDDFPDQFRVVALTAGRNLALLVEQIQRHQPELVALADAALLPELKQRLEALDPSDRPDQFPQMVGGADGLEVAASWGSAELVVTGIVGCAGLLPTLAAVRAGKDLALANKETLIAAGPVVLPELKKSGSRLLPADSEHSAIFQCLQGTPWADTARLSTGIPTPGLRRIQLTASGGAFRDWNATDLEKATVADATSHPNWSMGRKITVDSASLMNKGLEVIEAHYLFGLDYDHIEIVIHPQSIIHSMVEMADSSVLAQLGWPDMKLPILYCLSWPSRLETPWRRLDLTEVGELSFRAPDPKKYPCMELAYAAGRAGGTMPAVMNAANEEAVAQFLEERIHFLDIPEVIEAACERHKPDLMDHPQLDDVLAVDQWARVAVREQVSRGTTRMPGPAVAV; this is translated from the coding sequence ATGAAAGCCATCAGCGTGCTGGGTTCCACAGGGTCGATCGGTACACAGACCCTGCAAATCGTTGACGACTTCCCCGACCAGTTCCGCGTTGTGGCGCTCACGGCGGGCCGCAATTTGGCCTTGTTGGTGGAGCAGATCCAGCGGCACCAGCCGGAGCTGGTGGCATTGGCCGATGCAGCCTTACTTCCAGAATTGAAGCAGCGTTTGGAGGCCCTTGATCCCTCCGACAGGCCCGATCAATTCCCCCAAATGGTGGGGGGAGCTGATGGCCTAGAGGTGGCTGCTTCTTGGGGTAGTGCCGAACTTGTGGTGACGGGCATCGTGGGCTGCGCCGGCCTCCTACCCACCCTGGCTGCTGTGCGGGCTGGCAAGGATCTGGCTCTGGCCAACAAAGAAACATTGATTGCGGCCGGCCCCGTTGTTCTGCCCGAGCTGAAAAAAAGCGGCAGCCGCTTGTTGCCAGCGGATTCAGAACACTCCGCCATTTTTCAATGCCTACAAGGCACCCCTTGGGCTGACACCGCTCGCCTATCCACAGGCATCCCCACCCCTGGACTGCGTCGCATCCAACTCACCGCATCAGGCGGTGCATTCCGGGATTGGAACGCCACAGACCTTGAGAAGGCCACGGTGGCTGATGCCACCAGCCATCCCAACTGGAGCATGGGACGCAAAATCACGGTCGATTCCGCCTCTTTGATGAACAAGGGGCTCGAGGTGATCGAAGCCCATTACTTATTCGGGCTGGATTACGACCACATCGAAATCGTGATTCATCCCCAGAGCATCATCCACTCGATGGTGGAGATGGCCGATTCCTCGGTATTGGCGCAACTGGGCTGGCCCGATATGAAACTACCCATCCTGTATTGCCTCAGCTGGCCGTCTCGCTTGGAGACACCCTGGCGGCGCCTTGATCTCACAGAAGTGGGAGAACTCAGCTTCCGTGCCCCCGATCCCAAGAAATATCCATGCATGGAATTGGCCTATGCCGCGGGCCGCGCAGGGGGAACGATGCCTGCCGTGATGAATGCCGCCAACGAAGAAGCCGTGGCCCAGTTCCTTGAGGAGCGCATCCACTTCCTCGATATTCCTGAAGTGATCGAAGCGGCCTGCGAGCGCCACAAACCCGATCTCATGGACCATCCCCAACTCGATGATGTGCTTGCGGTGGACCAGTGGGCGCGAGTGGCGGTGCGTGAACAAGTGAGTCGAGGCACCACGCGGATGCCAGGCCCTGCCGTCGCGGTATGA
- a CDS encoding ferredoxin — protein sequence MTPAKISHHLLLCATPSKAKCCDPVKGAATWDALKQGVKRLGLEATSRPEGMVLRSKVDCLRICDRGPVLLIWPDGTWYGEVTPDRIERILTEHVIGGEPIEEWLIQRSTMDPNQAAAS from the coding sequence ATGACTCCAGCCAAAATCAGTCATCACCTTCTGCTCTGCGCCACCCCAAGCAAGGCCAAATGCTGTGATCCAGTGAAGGGAGCAGCCACTTGGGATGCTCTGAAACAGGGTGTCAAACGCCTTGGGCTCGAGGCCACATCACGGCCTGAAGGCATGGTGTTGCGCAGCAAAGTGGATTGTTTACGGATCTGCGATCGCGGGCCCGTGCTGCTGATTTGGCCCGATGGCACTTGGTATGGAGAGGTCACTCCCGACCGCATCGAACGGATTCTCACCGAACACGTAATCGGCGGAGAACCGATCGAAGAATGGCTGATTCAACGGTCGACGATGGACCCCAACCAGGCGGCGGCGAGCTGA
- a CDS encoding alpha/beta fold hydrolase, translated as MANDPQLLKQLGVSSFQQRFPWFGGDLQTLRDTFRTVDLPDETGRRVLVDVPALPTGAAQSGQLLALLDQPNREPRGLVLLLHGLGGSSAREGLRRMGLRLQSAGFAVLRLNLRGADPGRELAGGTYAARCNSDLLPVIAHARQLAGDRPLLGAGISLGGTMLLNACLSFPGVLDGLFCASSPLDLADCSASIERPRNRVYQRWLLKRLVRQTLADPFGVSATELEELSGDAAPRTIRAFDAAVTAPRWGFDDVEAYYREASPLLHLIAGPDKLPPTLLLQALDDPWVPASAALHLADAVKTSSTIGLQFTKKGGHNGFHGRGGCWGDQLAAAWLGSIVDR; from the coding sequence ATGGCGAATGACCCTCAGCTGTTGAAGCAGCTGGGGGTTTCGTCGTTTCAGCAGCGTTTTCCTTGGTTTGGGGGTGATCTCCAAACGCTGCGCGACACCTTTCGCACCGTGGATCTTCCCGATGAGACGGGTCGTCGGGTGTTGGTGGATGTGCCTGCGCTGCCAACGGGGGCGGCGCAATCCGGACAACTCTTGGCCCTTCTTGATCAACCGAATCGGGAGCCCCGTGGCCTGGTGTTGTTGCTGCATGGCTTGGGAGGGTCCAGTGCCCGGGAAGGCCTAAGGCGGATGGGGCTTCGTTTGCAGTCGGCTGGATTTGCCGTGCTGCGTCTCAATCTCAGGGGAGCGGATCCTGGTCGTGAATTGGCCGGTGGCACCTATGCGGCCCGCTGCAACAGTGACCTCCTGCCGGTGATTGCCCATGCCCGTCAGCTGGCCGGTGATCGACCGTTGTTGGGTGCTGGCATTTCCCTGGGGGGAACGATGTTGCTCAATGCCTGCCTCAGTTTTCCTGGGGTTTTGGATGGGCTTTTTTGTGCGAGCAGTCCGCTGGATCTCGCCGATTGCAGTGCCTCGATCGAGCGTCCCCGGAATCGGGTGTATCAACGTTGGCTGCTCAAGCGGTTGGTGCGTCAGACCCTTGCGGATCCCTTCGGCGTCAGCGCTACAGAGCTGGAGGAGCTCAGCGGTGATGCAGCACCGCGCACGATTCGCGCCTTCGATGCTGCTGTGACGGCACCGCGGTGGGGGTTTGACGATGTGGAGGCCTACTACCGGGAAGCTTCTCCGTTGCTGCATCTCATCGCGGGACCAGACAAACTCCCGCCCACCTTGTTGCTTCAGGCGTTGGATGATCCATGGGTGCCAGCGTCAGCTGCTCTCCACTTGGCTGATGCGGTGAAAACAAGCAGCACCATTGGGTTGCAGTTCACCAAGAAGGGTGGTCACAACGGGTTTCATGGTCGAGGGGGCTGCTGGGGTGATCAGCTCGCCGCCGCCTGGTTGGGGTCCATCGTCGACCGTTGA